In Glandiceps talaboti chromosome 6, keGlaTala1.1, whole genome shotgun sequence, one DNA window encodes the following:
- the LOC144436798 gene encoding coelenterazine h 2-monooxygenase-like, translated as MSSKVSARNVSSAAGDAWFSKCRQVKVLDSEMSYYDSAPHSEFKQNAVIFLHGNPTSSFLWRDIIPHVEKVARCLAPDLIGMGKSAKLPNHSYRFVDHYRYLSAWMEAVGLPEKITIVCHDWGSGLGLHWCHQHQARVKAIVHMESLVGVAPSWDGFPETARNVFQALRRSPDGEEMVLKKNFFVERLLPGAIIRQLSEDEMNAYRMPYLDEGESRRPTLTWPREIPIQTDGPQDVVDLTHAYSKWLSQSKDIPKLYVNGEPGFFSSSITKVTKDWPNHRVVNVKGLHFLQEDSPNEIGTAIVEFLNDVYKQ; from the coding sequence ATGTCATCCAAAGTATCAGCTCGGAATGTGTCGTCTGCTGCTGGCGATGCATGGTTCTCCAAATGCCGTCAGGTCAAAGTGTTGGACTCAGAGATGAGCTACTACGACTCAGCACCACACTCAGAGTTCAAACAAAATGCGGTCATTTTTCTGCACGGAAATCCAACTTCGTCCTTTCTCTGGAGGGACATCATTCCACACGTAGAAAAGGTAGCCCGATGCCTAGCCCCCGATTTAATCGGAATGGGTAAGTCGGCTAAATTACCCAATCATTCGTATCGTTTCGTTGATCACTACCGCTATCTCTCTGCATGGATGGAAGCAGTGGGGTTACCTGAGAAAATTACCATCGTGTGTCACGACTGGGGATCGGGACTTGGCTTGCACTGGTGTCACCAACACCAAGCCCGAGTGAAAGCTATCGTGCACATGGAGAGCTTAGTAGGAGTTGCACCTTCTTGGGATGGCTTTCCTGAAACCGCACGCAACGTTTTCCAAGCCTTGCGGCGTTCGCCTGACGGCGAGGAGATGGTCCTGAAGAAAAATTTCTTCGTCGAACGTCTGCTTCCTGGGGCAATAATACGACAACTTTCCGAAGATGAGATGAATGCCTATCGTATGCCATATCTCGACGAAGGTGAATCCCGTCGACCAACGCTGACATGGCCTCGAGAAATCCCTATACAGACGGATGGTCCACAAGACGTGGTAGACCTTACACATGCTTATAGCAAATGGCTGTCTCAAAGCAAGGACATCCCCAAACTCTACGTCAATGGAGAACCTGGATTCTTTAGCTCCTCTATCACGAAGGTGACGAAAGACTGGCCAAACCATCGAGTTGTGAACGTGAAAGGGTTACACTTCCTTCAGGAAGACTCGCCAAATGAAATTGGAACGGCTATCGTCGAATTTCTAAATGACGTGTATAAACAATAA